In a single window of the Rhinolophus ferrumequinum isolate MPI-CBG mRhiFer1 chromosome 21, mRhiFer1_v1.p, whole genome shotgun sequence genome:
- the LOC117013421 gene encoding LOW QUALITY PROTEIN: keratin-associated protein 4-7-like (The sequence of the model RefSeq protein was modified relative to this genomic sequence to represent the inferred CDS: deleted 1 base in 1 codon) has protein sequence MVNSCCGSVCSDQGCGQGCCQETCCQPSCCQTTCCRTTCCRPSCCVSSCCRPSCCGSCCCRPTCCISSCCQPCCRPSCCVSSCCRPSCCGSCCCRPTCCISSCCRPSCCGSSCCGSSCCRPCCCPCCCLRPVCGQVSCHTNCYRPTCVIATCPRPMSCCCQETCCRPSCCQTTCCRTTCCRPSCCGSSCCRPSCCGSSCCRPTCCISSCCRPSCCGSSCCRPSCCGSSGCGSSCCRPSCCISSCCRPSCCGSSCCGSSCCRPSCCISSCCRPSCCGSSCCRPSCCGSSCCGSSCCRPSCCISSCCRPSCCGSSGCGSSCCRPSCCPCCCLRPVCGQVSCHTNCYRPTCVIATCPRPMCCASSCC, from the exons ATGGTCAACTCCTGTTGTGGCTCCGTCTGCTCTGACCAGGGCTGTGGCCAAGGCTGCTGCCAGGAGACCTGCTGCCAGCCCAGCTGCTGCCAGACCACCTGCTGCAGGACCACCTGCTGCCGCCCCAGCTGCTGTGTGtccagctgctgccgccccagcTGCTGTGGTTCCTGCTGCTGCAGGCCCACATGCTGcatctccagctgctgccagccctgctgccgccccagctgctgtgtgtccagctgctgccgcccctCCTGCTGTGGTTCCTGCTGCTGCAGGCCCACCTGCTGcatctccagctgctgccgcccctCCTGCTGTGGCTCCAGCTGCTGTGGCTCCAGCTGTTGCCGTCcctgctgctgcccctgctgcTGCCTCCGCCCAGTCTGTGGCCAAGTCTCCTGTCACACCAACTGCTATCGCCCCACCTGTGTCATCGCCACCTGCCCTCGCCCCATGTCCT GCTGCTGCCAGGAGACCTGCTGccgccccagctgctgccagACCACCTGCTGCAGGACCACCTGCTGCCGCCCCAGCTGCTGTGGTtccagctgctgccgccccagcTGCTGTGGTTCCAGCTGCTGCAGGCCCACCTGCTGcatctccagctgctgccgc cccagctgctgtggttccagctgctgccgcccctCCTGCTGTGGTTCCAGCGGCTGTGGTAGCAGCTGCTGCCGCCCATCCTGTTGCATTTCTAGCTGCTGCCGCCCCTCCTGCTGTGGTTCCAGCTGCTGTGGTTCCAGCTGCTGCCGCCCATCCTGTTGcatctccagctgctgccgccccagctgctgtggttccagctgctgccgcccctCCTGCTGTGGTTCCAGCTGCTGTGGTTCCAGCTGCTGCCGCCCATCCTGTTGCATTTCTAGCTGCTGTCGCCCCTCCTGCTGTGGTTCCAGCGGCTGTGGCTCCAGCTGCTGTCGccccagctgctgcccctgctgcTGCCTCCGCCCCGTCTGTGGCCAGGTCTCCTGTCACACAAACTGCTATCGCCCCACCTGTGTCATTGCCACCTGCCCCCGCCCCATGTGCTGCGCCTCCTCCTGCTGCTGA
- the LOC117013423 gene encoding keratin-associated protein 4-3-like, translating to MVNSCCGSVCSDQGCGQGCCQETCCRPSCCQTTCCRTTCYRPSCCVSTCCRPSCCISSCCRPSCCQTTCCRPSCCGSTCCGPSCCGSSCCCPTCCQTTCSRTTCCRPSCCGSSCCRPTCCISSCCRPSCCQTCCRPTCCISSCYRPSCCGSSCCRPTCCISSCCRPSCCGSSCCRPTCCISSCCRPSCCQTTCCRPVCSSGSCC from the coding sequence ATGGTCAACTCCTGTTGTGGCTCCGTCTGCTCTGACCAGGGCTGTGGCCAAGGCTGCTGCCAGGAGACCTGCTGccgccccagctgctgccagACCACCTGCTGCAGGACTACCTGCTACCGCCCCAGCTGCTGTGTGTCCACCTGCTGCCGCCCCAGCTGCTGCATCTCTAGCTGCTGTCGCCCCAGCTGCTGCCAGACCACCTGTTGCAGGCCCAGCTGCTGTGGCTCCACCTGTTGTGGCCCCTCCTGCTGtggctccagctgctgctgcCCCACCTGCTGCCAGACCACCTGCTCCCGGACCACCTGCTGCCGCCCCAGTTGCTGTGGCTCCAGCTGCTGCAGGCCCACCTGCTGCATCTCTAGCTGCTGccgccccagctgctgccagACCTGTTGCCGCCCCACCTGCTGCATTTCTAGTTGCTACCGCCCCTCCTGTTGTGGCTCCAGCTGCTGCAGGCCCACCTGCTGcatctccagctgctgccgcccctCCTGTTGtggctccagctgctgccgccccaCCTGCTGCATCTCCAGCTGCTGTCGCCCCTCCTGCTGCCAGACCACCTGCTGCCGCCCAGTCTGCTCTAGTGGTTCTTGCTGCTGA
- the LOC117013427 gene encoding keratin-associated protein 4-3-like isoform X2, whose product MVNSCCGSVCSDQGCGQGCCQETCCRPSCCQTTCCRTTCYRPSCCVSSCCRPSCCGSSCCRPTCCISSCCQPTCCQTCCRPSCCGSSCCRPTCCISSCCRPTCCGSSCCRPTCCGSSCCRPSCCQTTCCRPVCSSGSCC is encoded by the exons ATGGTCAACTCCTGTTGTGGCTCCGTCTGCTCTGACCAGGGCTGTGGCCAAGGCTGCTGCCAGGAGACCTGCTGccgccccagctgctgccagACCACCTGCTGCAGGACTACCTGCTACCGCCCCAGCTGCTGTGTGtccagctgctgccgccccagcTGCTGTGGTTCCAGCTGCTGCAGGCCCACCTGCTGcatctccagctgctgcca GCCCACCTGCTGCCAGACCTGCTGCCGCCCCTCCTGTTGTGGCTCCAGCTGCTGCAGGCCCACCTGCTGcatctccagctgctgccgccccacctgctgtggctccagctgctgccgccccacctgctgtggctccagctgctgccgcccctCCTGCTGCCAGACCACCTGCTGCCGCCCAGTCTGCTCTAGTGGTTCTTGCTGCTGA
- the LOC117013427 gene encoding keratin-associated protein 4-3-like isoform X1 — MVNSCCGSVCSDQGCGQGCCQETCCRPSCCQTTCCRTTCYRPSCCVSSCCRPSCCGSSCCRPTCCISSCCQPCCRPTCCRPTCCISSCCQPCCRPSCCGSSCCRPTCCQTCCRPSCCGSSCCRPTCCISSCCRPTCCGSSCCRPTCCGSSCCRPSCCQTTCCRPVCSSGSCC, encoded by the coding sequence ATGGTCAACTCCTGTTGTGGCTCCGTCTGCTCTGACCAGGGCTGTGGCCAAGGCTGCTGCCAGGAGACCTGCTGccgccccagctgctgccagACCACCTGCTGCAGGACTACCTGCTACCGCCCCAGCTGCTGTGTGtccagctgctgccgccccagcTGCTGTGGTTCCAGCTGCTGCAGGCCCACCTGCTGcatctccagctgctgccagccctgctgccgcCCCACCTGCTGCAGGCCCACCTGCTGcatctccagctgctgccagccctgctgccgcCCCAGTTGCTGTGGCTCCAGCTGCTGCAGGCCCACCTGCTGCCAGACCTGCTGCCGCCCCTCCTGTTGTGGCTCCAGCTGCTGCAGGCCCACCTGCTGcatctccagctgctgccgccccacctgctgtggctccagctgctgccgccccacctgctgtggctccagctgctgccgcccctCCTGCTGCCAGACCACCTGCTGCCGCCCAGTCTGCTCTAGTGGTTCTTGCTGCTGA